The nucleotide window gatgttaataaaaatagtgatattattatcctggatgattaattatatttattaatatgtatatttaattatatttaacataacttaaaataatgaaaaatgttaaataattaatattttcataataataataataataattattattattattattattaatttatatatgaaatatttattgtGGACTTTAATTTCCAATgtataaacaaaatatataatacaaatatatactacatgttatattttattattattattatatgttttaatttttttgtctTTTGTAACAAAgtttttaattattaaaaaaaaaaaaaaaaattagtaaacagaaaaaaatttaatttaatttaaaaaaaaaaaaatacaaaaattaataaattctatataaattatattatataatattttcatgttgtaataatttaatataacatgatgtttaatattatataatattatgaatataagAAGTTTTCTTTTGAATTACATACATCTTTCCAAGAAccattattttttaaaattttataagCCCTTTGCATTTCATTTATGATTGTTTTATAATTGGAAGGGAAGATATTTGCAACATTTTTCCCTACTTCAAAAGGATTATCTACAAACAGGAAATATGattcaaatttttttaatgtcTGAAAATTTTGGTAATAACCATTTATATCTCTTATTGCTATAATACcacttttatatttgtatccataaaatttaaaaaattctaTTAAAAGTGTAGAAATATctacatataaattattatgtatacTATTATTTAATCGTTTTAGTTCATCCTGAATAACAGTATCGTCTTGACAAAATTTGCAATCAACACccattatataaaatggTTTTTCATTCCTTTTAATAGAAATATCTTGAAGTGACGGAAGTATTTTTGGTTCAGCAacattttgtaaaaaatgtattatcattaaaattaaagaaaaagatgataaaaatCCTTTTGATctatcattaatatttcttatcTTTGACCAATATTTTAAGACTATACCCATAGTTTGTAATCGTTTATCTATAGCAACATATTTTTGAATTAGTTTTGAATTTATCACTgctaatatattatttacagAAATGTCACAAGATAACTCAAAGGATTTTTCACGGTTATTACAGTAAAAATGGATAATAGGTACTTTAGCTGAAAATCTTTGTTCAATAACAccattattaaaattacTTAAGAGTAAACagattttttttagaaAGGTTATCTGATCTTTTCTATTCAATAATATTGGTATTTGAATACATATATCAATATCACTATTTCTCATCCAAAAACCATTTATTACTGATCCAAATGGAGTTACatatgaatttttataatgtttattaatttcattctgtaaaaaatttaaaaatattttcatattatttatatcatttatgGATGGTTTTAATGAATATTCTAATTTATTCAATTCATCATTTAatgatttaatattatttgtattaaaaCAGTgatttttttgattttcttttatcattgattttaaataattttgtatatcatcatcatcactattattattattattattaatattattattattaatattattattacacTTGTTATTAGTATCACTATCACAtgtatcatatatatttgtttcagaatatatattattacaatcGTCACTATTTATACTGTGGTATATCGTATTATCATATTTCTCATATCTTTTATCcattcttttttctttacataaattattatcacttagagaattattatttatattcacctcactttttatatatttattcttcATAGAAGATTCATTCATTTTATCAAATGGATTAATATTACCATCATTAATCATATTACAATTAGTATCATTATtgtaacatatatttttcttcaaaaaattagttttaatatcaaaattttcgaatttttcattttttagATTCTCTctatctttatatttttcattcaTATGTAATCCATTATTATCTCCACAATGATCAAAATTTTCCTTTCCTTTTAATTTTCCTCTTTCCAATATATACTCTTCGTCTGAATCATCACTGCTGATATAATCTAAGCCACTATCACTTAATTTAAAGTTGGTCAGTTGAATTTTCTTATCTGATTCaatatttctattattctcatcattattatattttattgtactaaattcataaaatgaattaaataaCTTAAGAAACTTTATTTTGAATCGAGGtacattatttaaaaacGAATAAAATCGTAAAGAAGGTATATGCATATATCCTTTTGTTcctaatatattaaaaaacatagagaaatttttataaatcaTTTCATGGCATTTAcacaaaattttttaattattgATTCTTTTAAATACTATATATTCCTTATTTAATATGACCTTTCAAATGGTATTGgtattatttgttattatgACCAAAccattattaaaaaaaaaaaatttttgaAGATCATTGAGAAAATAAATTgtatatctatatatatatatatatttataaaatatgtaactcttttcaaaatatacactttattttttatttttacattatttttttcccccctaacaacataatataatttacacctttatatattttttctatgaatttaaaaaaatgataatagtATTTTAATAACTTGTAAGGTGCATTTTATGTTTTCTTAAATTAATATCCAAAGGAATTAATAAGATATTACTTtgtttaataaatatattttcccataacaaatttaattaaatgattaatatactatatatatatatatatatttatactttAATGCATATATgattgaaaaataaaaaaaagaaaaaaagaaaaaatagaaTGTAATTTACTTCATattaatgtttttataGAACATATTAATctgatatatatatatatatatatattctatttattctcatacataaatatgtataatttaaaaatatgtaaaaaggttcattatgaataatttaatatttttatatatgcacatataaataaatattatattctcCACAGTCACCTTCCAATATAAGCGCACAACTTAATATCGTgaaaattttgaaaaaacaaaattgttttaaaatattaaaaaaatataaaataaataaatatataaataaataaataaataaataaataaataaatatatatatatatatataacaacaCACACAGGTCATAAAACTGcgtatatttttataataaaaaaaaaattcaaggtgaaataaaatatgtacatatatgtatatataataataatatacacatatatcATCCTTCTAGATTAAAGTAAATGTAAAgacaaatatattatttttaatttaattaaaaaaagttatCTTTCGAAattgaatattttaattatcaaataataatttaattatataatttatttgattttttttttaatacattcCCCCCATGTCACCCATAGAATTAACTGAATTCATATGTTGTGATGATTCTTCATTTTTGGAATCTTTAAAATCAACAATAGCAACTTCTGTTGTTGTCATTAATGATGCTATAGAAGCAGCATCTGATATAGCTGTTTTAACAACTTTAGTTGGATCAATAATACCTGATTCAATCATATCTACATATTTTCCTTCTTGAGCGTTAAAACCAATATtagaatttttttcttttaaaatatttccTGCTACAACTGAACCTTCATGTCCAGCATTTTCAGCAATTTGTTTAATTGGTGCTTTACAAGCAtctttaataatattaacacCAACTCTTTGATCATAATTATCAGTTTGAACTGAATCTAATTCTTTCGAAGCAAACAATAATGCACTACCACCACCTGGAACAATACCTTCTTCAACAGCAGCTTTAGTAGCACAAAGAGCATCTTGAATTCTGTCTTTAATTTCATTAACTTCTACTTCACTTATTCCTCCTACTTTTATTAAAGCAACTCCACCTGTAATTTTAGCTAGACGTTCTTgtaatttttctttttcataatctgatgtattcatttttatagCATTTCTTATACTTTCACATCtttcatttatttcttctttttttccttCTCCTTCCATAATTAATGTACTATCTTTGGTAACATTTATGGATTTTGCTTTACCTAAATAAGAAACAACTTGTGGATCATCTAATTTTAATCCAGTTTCTTCTGTAATTACTTTCGCTCCTGTCATTACTGCTATATCATGAACCAAGGCTTTTCTGTGTTCTCCAAATCCTGGTGCCTTTACTgcacatatttttaaaccTAATCTCAATTTGTTTACAATTAATGTAGCCAATGCATCACTATCAACATCTTCTGCTATAACTAATAAGGATGATTGGTTTTGTAATACATGCTCCAAAACTGGTAATAAAGATTTAACAGtagatatttttttttcatgtaTAAGTATATATGGTTTATCAAGTTCTACCTTCTGGTCTTTGctattattaataaagtATGGAGAAATATAACCTCTATCAAATTTTATACCTTCTACAATTTCTAATTCATGTTGTAGCGTTTTTCCTTCCGTAACCGTAATGGTTCCTTCTTTTCCCACTTTTTTCATGGTATCAGCAATTAGTTGAcctatatttttatcaccGTTTGCTGATATACTTGCGACATTGAAAATTTCTTCTGTTGTTGTAACATCCTTCTTTATTGAATTTAAATACTCCAAAACCTTTTCTACACCTTTATTTATACCTCTTAATAAATCCATTGGGTTCATTCCAGAATCAACTGCTTTACAACCCTGTTGGAATATTGATCTAGCTAAAATTGTAGCTGTTGTTGTACCATCACCTGCTTTATCATTGGTATTTGCAGCAACTTGTTTTACCATTTGTGCACCAAGATTAGCTAGCTTGTTGTTAAACTCAATGCTTTTAGCAACTGTTACACCATCCTTTGTTATTTTGGGTGAACCAAATGACTGTTCTATGATAACATTTCTTCCTTTTGGACCAAGAGTTACACTAACCGCGTCGGCCAACTTATTGCAACCTATATTTatgaattaataaataaaatacaataataaataaataaataaataaataaatatatatatatatatatatatatatataacatataatggcatattatgtaaacataaaattgtaaaaaaaaaaaaaaaataataattattatactaaaaatttaaacatttataagcataaatatattatatacatttatatagGTACTGttatatacaattataCAGATAAATAcaaagaatatataaaaataacacacatataatattaaccTGTAAGCATAGCAGTCCTTGCATCACTTCCAAATCTTATATCTTTTGATATGTTTCTCTTCTGAATATTACTTAAAATTGAAACACACTTGTTTCTATTACTGCcgttattaaaaattttccCTCGTAATGTTGATATCATTGTTTCTacaatttaataaaatacgttttcaaaaatttaattttttactcttattttattatattatatttttaatttatcttattatatatatatatatatatataaatatatattatatttttaaaggTTTACACAATCCTtcacatataataatttatctatatgaattattcacaaaattcaaataaaataattcacataaattatatttatatacttataaatatttatttatttaatttatgaATCGTCAAACATTCACATAtcaaacaaaaaaaaaaaaaaaaaaaatttaattatttatatttattattattttatatataaatatatatatgtatattacATGAAATTAAATTGATAAtatgtgaaaaaaaaataaataaaataatagagtttatatatatatatatatatatatatattcataaattATAAACCTTTTCTTAAAACgtttgaaaaataaaattattcaacatatatatatttttttatttatatattatagtactattttataaagatgtcatataaaataaatgcACTTGAAGTATTCAAaagtaaaataatatatatgtaaatttttctttttaaaaatacaaaaagagaaaagaaattttCTACAAAAACACatcaaattaaaaataattagATTCATGtgatttaaaataaaaattaatattaattatatatatattatatatttgtgaaataataataataataaacgAGCTTACAAAAATGTAGtgctatatatatatatatatatatataagtacatataatattagtttttttatattattacctGAGATTATGGCATTATAAGgaagaaaattattttaatttattctttttagAAAAGGTGGGAAATTTTCTATTACATAGTTATCATGTGTTAATTTTTCTTGGTGAAGACcattaaatttttttatatattttatttttatgttatatatttgtacctctgtatttatacaaaaatttGGAGATTTTTCCTgtaatcattttttatttatatagaaaattaatattaatatattttatgtatgaatatttaggaacatttttatatgttatgtaggttttatttctatttctatttttttttttttttttttttttttttttatcctACCTGTGTATTTTGCCAATTAAAATCCATTATTTCCATCCATTTGGTTGAATCtttgtttatattaattttttgtaataattcGGATAGTTCATCAAAGATTAAGTTATATTTATGGAAAATAAGTTTTGTGGAACTATTcattttaagaaaaaaaatggaaatatatatatatatatatatatatatatatatattatataaaataaaataggggaatatacaaaatatatatttttcaatacttatttttttgtgtgtTTATTTACTTTTCGATAATTGGATTACTGATggtattaatataaaaattggTATTAACAGCGTCATGTATTCTTATCTACATGTGTAAAATTTATcaattataataatcatatttattaaataattaatatatatatatatatatatttatttatttatatttatatttttaaattagTACTTGCTTAGAAtttgataaaatattgCAGTCTTGACAATTATAAATCATTAGAGATGACTCGACAGCTGAAACCCTAAATAAGAATTAATATGTATGAGAATAGAAttgaaagaaaaagaagaaaaaaaatatataatataatataatataataatgtgtattcatatataaGGTACTCTTTTTGAATTTTACCAGATTGTGCATTGTTTAATTTTCTGTATTAACACAGAGCTTAATATATCAAGTATAATAATTTCACAATTAAcctaaaaaatatatatatatatatattatactatattatagatatataaataaataaattatacttctttcatattttaCTAAATTATCCAGTAATAAATTAGAACATCCCGTTTCTCCAAAtccttttattattctatataaatatgttttttgaaaaaattaaaacataaaaCAGTGGAACAGGGCATAGATTTAAaatcattttcattatatatatattttttgatttctatatattcttatttaattgttttaattaccttttattttccatattttgAAAAGACATCTTATATTGGCTTAGATCAATCATATTTTCATTGACTTGTACTTCTTCcttttctttaaataaataatcatCATCAGGTAGTAGGaaattatcatcataattaaATTCATTAGGAGTATATgctttttcatttttattttttatactgGATTGTTTTAATGTTTCAATGTCTTTAATTAAATCTTTTAGTTtctaataaattaaaaaaaaaaaaaagaatgtacataaatttataaatatataatacaaacaaattatttaaatgtatTANNNNNNNNNNNNNNNNNNNNNNNNNNNNNNNNNNNNNNNNNNNNNNNNNNNNNNNNNNNNNNNNNNNNNNNNNNNNNNNNNNNNNNNNNNNNNNNNNNNNNNNNNNNNNNNNNNNNNNNNNNNNNNNNNNNNNNNNNNNNNNNNNNNNNNNNNNNNNNNNNNNNNNNNNNNNNNNNNNNNNNNNNNNNNNNNNNNNNNNNNNNNNNNNNNNNNNNNNNNNNNNNNNNNNNNNNNNNNNNNNNNNNNNNNNNNNNNNNNNNNNNNNNNNNNNNNNNNNNNNNNAACATTTTTGGattcctttttttaaaaaaaaaaaaaaaaaaaaaagaatattatacCTTTTCATAAATTATAATCGAACTTGTTTTTAGatattgaaaataaatattagACACATTctcttttaattttatggCTTGATCAattaattcatttatttctttcAATACATCATCCTTGCATgtatctttttttaattcttcacattttttttcaatgCCTATATAACCATATTTAGAAAATTGAACCaagaagaaaaaggaataatgtaaaaaagaaaaaatgaataaacaaaaaaaaataaaattaagaGAAAAGGATTATgtaataatcatattattataaatatgtaaataattcatattttaagatatgtatattatattatatttatttattaaaatacaATGTATTAACTGttaatattaacaaaaaaatactatttattttttaatatgtatttttatttttctataGAACAAaccttttatttttttttcaagtatatcatcataattaGTATTATCAACTAGTGTTAAATCTTCATccatttttctttttttttctttttttataagataacaataaatattatcctttttggtatttaaaaatagaaaaaaaataaataaataaatcataaAACCAcagttttttttattaaccAAAATTAAAACcaatttttaatttatccaaaaaaaatatatactatatattatatatatataatataatgtaatatGTTAAATGCATATGTGTAAAATTTATTGTGTagtaaaaattaaaattttcgtataaaaaaattatatatatacatatataatatatttttatatgtatatatgaGGTGCATATAATGACAATTAagttttcttttatatattatagaaatacatgatattataattttttatatttaaacatatttaatattattataaggTTTACTTTGct belongs to Plasmodium reichenowi strain SY57 chromosome 10, whole genome shotgun sequence and includes:
- a CDS encoding tubulin binding cofactor c, putative (transcript variant 2; alternatively spliced), with the protein product MDEDLTLVDNTNYDDILEKKIKGIEKKCEELKKDTCKDDVLKEINELIDQAIKLKENVSNIYFQYLKTSSIIIYEKKLKDLIKDIETLKQSSIKNKNEKAYTPNEFNYDDNFLLPDDDYLFKEKEEVQVNENMIDLSQYKMSFQNMENKRIIKGFGETGCSNLLLDNLVNCEIIILDILSSVLIQKIKQCTIWVSAVESSLMIYNCQDCNILSNSKQFHKTYFP
- a CDS encoding hypothetical protein (conserved Plasmodium protein, unknown function), with translation MHIPSLRFYSFLNNVPRFKIKFLKLFNSFYEFSTIKYNNDENNRNIESDKKIQLTNFKLSDSGLDYISSDDSDEEYILERGKLKGKENFDHCGDNNGLHMNEKYKDRENLKNEKFENFDIKTNFLKKNICYNNDTNCNMINDGNINPFDKMNESSMKNKYIKSEVNINNNSLSDNNLCKEKRMDKRYEKYDNTIYHSINSDDCNNIYSETNIYDTCDSDTNNKCNNNINNNNINNNNNNSDDDDIQNYLKSMIKENQKNHCFNTNNIKSLNDELNKLEYSLKPSINDINNMKIFLNFLQNEINKHYKNSYVTPFGSVINGFWMRNSDIDICIQIPILLNRKDQITFLKKICLLLSNFNNGVIEQRFSAKVPIIHFYCNNREKSFELSCDISVNNILAVINSKLIQKYVAIDKRLQTMGIVLKYWSKIRNINDRSKGFLSSFSLILMIIHFLQNVAEPKILPSLQDISIKRNEKPFYIMGVDCKFCQDDTVIQDELKRLNNSIHNNLYVDISTLLIEFFKFYGYKYKSGIIAIRDINGYYQNFQTLKKFESYFLFVDNPFEVGKNVANIFPSNYKTIINEMQRAYKILKNNGSWKDVCNSKENFLYS
- a CDS encoding tubulin binding cofactor c, putative (transcript variant 1; alternatively spliced), with product MDEDLTLVDNTNYDDILEKKIKGIEKKCEELKKDTCKDDVLKEINELIDQAIKLKENVSNIYFQYLKTSSIIIYEKKLKDLIKDIETLKQSSIKNKNEKAYTPNEFNYDDNFLLPDDDYLFKEKEEVQVNENMIDLSQYKMSFQNMENKRIIKGFGETGCSNLLLDNLVNCEIIILDILSSVLIQKIKQCTIWVSAVESSLMIYNCQDCNILSNSKQIRIHDAVNTNFYINTISNPIIENSTKLIFHKYNLIFDELSELLQKININKDSTKWMEIMDFNWQNTQEKSPNFCINTEVQIYNIKIKYIKKFNGLHQEKLTHDNYVIENFPPFLKRIN
- a CDS encoding heat shock protein 60, with the protein product MISTLRGKIFNNGSNRNKCVSILSNIQKRNISKDIRFGSDARTAMLTGCNKLADAVSVTLGPKGRNVIIEQSFGSPKITKDGVTVAKSIEFNNKLANLGAQMVKQVAANTNDKAGDGTTTATILARSIFQQGCKAVDSGMNPMDLLRGINKGVEKVLEYLNSIKKDVTTTEEIFNVASISANGDKNIGQLIADTMKKVGKEGTITVTEGKTLQHELEIVEGIKFDRGYISPYFINNSKDQKVELDKPYILIHEKKISTVKSLLPVLEHVLQNQSSLLVIAEDVDSDALATLIVNKLRLGLKICAVKAPGFGEHRKALVHDIAVMTGAKVITEETGLKLDDPQVVSYLGKAKSINVTKDSTLIMEGEGKKEEINERCESIRNAIKMNTSDYEKEKLQERLAKITGGVALIKVGGISEVEVNEIKDRIQDALCATKAAVEEGIVPGGGSALLFASKELDSVQTDNYDQRVGVNIIKDACKAPIKQIAENAGHEGSVVAGNILKEKNSNIGFNAQEGKYVDMIESGIIDPTKVVKTAISDAASIASLMTTTEVAIVDFKDSKNEESSQHMNSVNSMGDMGGMY